TGTTTGCCGCCGACGGGGCGGGACGCCTCCGGCGTTGTGAGATCCAGCATGCGCCCTGGATTCTGCATCCGGCCCGGGCGGAGTTTCGGAAGCTCGACATGACCCGATGGATGGGGCTTGACCTGCCGGACGAGCCGCCGCTCCTGCATTTTTCGAGGCGGCTTGCGGTCCGCGCCGGTTCACCCGCAGCGGTGTGAGGCGGCCGCTGGAGGGGGCGGGGATCCGGAGGAGGCGGTGAAGGATGCTCGCCCGTCCGGCAGCCGTGCGGTAGAACGGGGTGAGTCAACGGACACACAACACGTCGCATGGCATCCCTTCGGCTGGCACTCATCGGGCTCGGCAACATCGGGCGGCATCACGCCACCTACCTGCTGGCGGGCGCGGTTCCGAGATGTGAGCTGGTTGCAGTGTGCGCCCGCACCCCGGCGACGTTGGAGCCCTGGCAGGCCCGGGGGCTGCGGACTTTTACCGAGGCGACCGCGCTGCTGCGATCCGGATGCGCCGATGCCGTCCTGATCGCCACCCCCCACTACGACCACGTGACGCTGGGCATTGCCGCGCTGGAGGCCGGCCTCCATGTGATGACCGAGAAGCCGATTGCGGCCCACAAGGCGGATGCCGAACGGCTCCTGGCCTGTGCGGCGCGGCATCCGGACCGGATTCTTGCCGGGATGTTTCAGCAGCGCGTGGAACCCCGATACGCGAAAATCCGGGGCTTGCTGGACCAGGGCGGGTTGGGGCGGCTGCAGCGGGTCACCTGGATCAACACTGACTGGTTTCGCACCGAGGCCTACTATGCGAGCGGCGGATGGCGGGCGACGTGGAAGGGGGAGGGCGGCGGGGTGCTGCTCAATCAGTGCCTGCACAATCTCGACATCCTGACCTGGCTCCTTGGTTCTCCGGCCCGGGTGCGGGGCTTCTGCGGGTTCGGCCGGTGGCACGGGGTCGAGGTCGAGGACGATGTCACCGCCTTTCTGGAGTTTCCCAACGGGGCATCCGGGGTGTTTCTCAGCAGCACCGGTGAGGCCCCGGGCACGAATCGCCTCGAACTGGCCGGCACCCGGGGGCGGCTGGTGTTGGAGAATGACCGCCTGGTATGGACCCGCAATGATTCTGATGCGCTGGAGTGGAGTTCCACGGCCACGGTGGGCTTCAGCAAGCCGGGAACCTCGATGGAGGAGATCCCGTTCGCCAACGCCGAGGCCCCGCATGCCATCCTCATGGCAAACTTCACCGCCGCGGTGCTTGACGGGGCGCCCCTGATTGCCCCGGGGTCCGAGGGGCTTCGATCGGTGGAGCTTGCGAATGCCGTGGTGTTTTCCTCGCTTCTGGGTCGGCCCATTGAACTGCCGCTCGACGGCGCGGCGTGGGCGCGGCGCCTTCAGGAGCTGATTGCCGGGTCGCGTTTCGACAAGCAGGTTCGTCCGGTGACTTCCGATGATTTCGCTGCCTCCTTCCGCCGATGAACCTTGATCGCCGTCGCTTTCTTGCCGGCCTGGGCTCCGGATGCCTTGGAGCCGCGACCGGCCGCGCTGCCGTCCAGGTGCCGGTTGTGGCTCCGCGCCTGAAGCCACCGCTCGTCGGGTCCCAGCTCTACGGTTGGGGGCAGTACTACGGAAGGGACGGCAGGGACCTTTGGGCGCATCTGGATGAGGTGCTCTCCGCGCTTCGGGATGCCGGCTACGACTACGCAGAGGGATCGCTGGACATTGGCAGCCCGGATAACAACGCGACGTTCGCCGAGCGGCTTCGCAAGAAGGGGCTGCGTCCGGTGAGCCTGTACACCGGTGGCGCCCTGCACGTGCTGGGCAAGGCCAGCGAGTCGGCTGAGCGCATCGCCGTCGCGGCGAAGGCTGCGGCCAAGGCGGGATTTGCCATCATCAACATCAATCCCGACCCGGTCGGACGCGACAAGACGGACCAGGAGCTGGAGATCCAGGCGGGTGCGTTGCTGGAGCTTGGCGAGGCGCTGAAGCCGTTGGGAATGAAGCTGGGTGTTCACCATCATCTGCCGGAGCTGGCGAATCGCGCGCGCGAATTTCACTCCAACTTCGCCCGCTGCCCGAGGGAGTTCGTCGGATTCTGCTATGACGTCCACTGGGTGTACCGGGGTGGGATCGCCCCGGCGCAATGCCTGCCGATGTATGGCGAGCGGGTGGTTTCGTGGCATCTGCGGCAGAGCCGGGGGCAGGTGTGGTGGGAGGACCTCGACACCGGGGACCTTGACTATGCGGCCGTGGCCCGTCACGTGCGCGAGCACCGGCTGCCGGCGTTCTACACGGTCGAACTGGCCATCGAGCCCGGCACTCGCGTGACGCGGTCGGTCGTGGAAAACCACGCGCGCAGCAGGGAATTTGTCAAACGGGTGATGGGGACCTGAGGTTCGTCGCCCGGCCGCCGCTCACGATCAATTGATCGGAATCTTGTAGAAGCACTGCCATTCCCCGGCGCTGGAGCCGAGGCTGACCCGCTTGCCGACGATCCACTCCACGTGGCCGTCCTCGAAAAGGAAATTCCCTCCGGAGGGTGCGCCACCGGGCCCGGCGTGGTTGGGCGTCTTCCAGTTCCTTCCTTCATCCTGGGTCACCCACCGCAGGCGCCGATCGTAGATGTTGGTGGTGCGGGGTCCCAGCCCCTGCATCCGGTCAATGAGGATCGGGGCGCCCCGGAATTCGCCTCCGAGCTTCATGCGCCAGTTCCAATCCCCGATCTTCTCCGAGTCATACGGCCAGTCGCCGGTACCCCGGGGATGTCCGGGCAGGTAGAAGTAGCCGGTGAGGATCGGCCGTCGTTCCGCGGTGGCATCGCCAAACCTCCAGGTGTCCGCCTGACGATGCCATTCGTCCGTCGGACAGAAGATCACGTGATTCGCCGCCTTTTTCTCCCCCCGCCGGTTGGGCTTGCCCGAGGGCATCAGGTACTTCTCCCAGAAGTGCGCCATGTTCGTCCCCATCCAGCTCAGGTGATATCCATCCCGGTTGTCCGGGAACGAGTCCCGGAAGTCCGCGGCGTAAAGGTTGACCGCGATACCCCACTGCTTCTCGTTGCTGGTGCACAGCGAACGCTGCGCGGAGGCCTTGGCCTTGGCGAGGGCCGGCAGGAGCATCCCGGCGAGGATGGCGATGATCGCAATCACGACCAGGAGTTCGATGAGGGTGAAGGCGTGGAGGCGCGGTTTCATGGGGGTTCCGGGGCGTCAGGAGAGGTCACTGATCGGAGGTTTATTTTCGGATAGCCCGCCGACGGCACCCGGTCAATTGGGGAAACGGTCGTGGTGAAGCCGTCGCCACCGCTGCGCGAGTGCGGGTCTGGCATCGGGGCTCGAATCGGGCTAAGAGTTTCCCGATGACCTGCCGCCCCGTGACCCTCTTTTTCGGAACGGCCCTCTGCGCGCTGCTGTCGCTTTCCACGGCGGCGGAACCCTCCGGCGCCTGGCCCGAATTCCGGGGACCAACGGGACAAGGCCACGCGGGGTCTCCCGGCCTGCCGCTCCATTGGAGCCGCACAAGCAATGTGGTCTGGACGGTTGCGGTCCCGGGCTCGGGTTGGTCGTCCCCGGTGGTGGCGGACCGTCGCATTTATCTGACCACGGCGGTGGCCGACTCCCCGGACCAACTCTCGCTGAGGGCCCTGTGCCTCGATTCAGGATCCGGTGAAGTCCTCTGGGACCGCGAGGCATTGCGGCCGCCGCAGTCCGGTCCTTCGATCCATGGCAAGAACAGCCATGCCAGCCCCACTCCCCTCGTTCGCGACGGACGCATCTACGTTCATTTCGGACATCACGGAAGCGCAGCGCTGGATGCCGATGGCAATGTGCTGTGGCGCCAAACCTCCCTGAAGTACGAACCGGTGCATGGGAACGGCGGATCTCCCGTCTGGACCGGGGGTGGGCTGTTCTTCAGTTGCGACGGCGGCGCCGACCCGTTCGTGGTGTGTCTCGATCCGGAGAACGGAAGGGTCCGGTGGAAAACCCCCCGCGACACGCCGGCGCGAAAGACGTTTTCCTTCAGCACACCACTGGTGATCACCAACGGTGGCCGGCCTGAAGTGATCAGCCCGGGCAGCGGCATGGTCTGCGCGTATGATCCAATGGACGGCCGGGAGTTGTGGCAGGTCCGGTACGGGGAGGGGTATTCCGTCGTACCACGTCCGGTGGTCGGGCATGGACTGGTGTTCGTGTCCTCCGGATACGACCGGCCGGTGATCCACGCCATCCGGCCCGAGGGCGCCCAGGGGGATGCAACGGCGTCCGCCGTGGTCTGGACGACGAGCCGCGGCGCGCCCAACACGCCTTCGATGCTGCTTTCCGGGGATGAACTCTACTGGGTGTCCGATGCCGGAGTGGCGTCGTGTGCTGATGCGAAGACGGGTGCGGTGCATTGGAATGAACGGCTTGGAGGCGGGTTCTCGGCGTCGCCTGTTCTGGCGGATGGCCGGATCATTTTCCTGAACGAGGACGGTCTGGCCTCGGTCGTCGTCGCGGGTCCCCAGTTTCAATTGCTGGCCCGCAATGACCTGGGGGAGCGAACTTTGGCGAGTCCGGCCATCGCGGACGGAGCCTTGTTCATCCGGACCGAGGGCCGGCTGTATCGGATCCAGTCCGCCGGTGCGTCCGGCAGTCCGTAGATGGGGGTGTGGACTTGCCGGGGCGGAGACCCGGATGGATCAGTGCGCCCTGCTTGCGGGGCCACCGCCATCGGACGCGTCACGGGCCAAGGTCCGCCTCAAGACGAAATCGTCCATTACAAATCCACATCCGATATCGGTGACGATACTTTCGACCCGGCGAAATCCAGCCCGGCGGTACGCTTTTTGGGCTCGCAGGTTCCCCTTGTTGACCCGGAGTTCGATCTGGAGGCATCCGGCGGCAATTGCCGCCGCACAGACCTCCCGGAGCACCTGCTGCCCCAGTCCAAATCCGTGCCACTCCGGGAGCAGGTAGAGTTTGTGCAGATGGGCCGTGGTTGTCGCGGGCAGGCGTTCCCACGCCAGGAATCCGACCGGGCCCCCTTCAGCCAGGGCAAGCTGGTAGGTGACCCCGCGGCGGATCTGCCCCGCAAGCTGGTGCGGCGCGTACATCCATTGAAGCATGTACTCCCGCTGCTCGATCGTGAGCAGTTCAGCATAGGCGGCATGCCAGATGCGGGTGGCCAGATCCCGGATCAGGGGCACGTCGGACTCCGTGGCGGGAACGAGCCGGACGGTCATGGTCGGTTCAGGCATGCGGCTGAAGGGTGCCCGGCGGGGTCCGTCGCCCGTGGGTCCGCATGGGTCGCCCGTCGGCTTGAATCGGGATTCCCGTCCAATTTCACGTTGCAAAATCTTGCCGGCGTGGTGTCAGTCATGGATGCCGGTGGTTCGATCCATTTGCGGGATGATTTTCTGGCTGGCAGTGGTGCTCCTGCCGGCGCCGGGAGTCGCCCGAGGCCAGTGGTTGGTCAGCAGTCCGCCCTCGATGCCCGCCGTGGCACCCGCGGCGGAGTATGAGGCGGTCAACGCGTTCCCCAGCCTCAGCTTTCCCCTGCGCACGGACGACATTGTGGGCATGACCGCCCCGCCGGGAAAGACCAACGAGTTGTTCGTGTACGGTCTCTTCGGGAAGATCTTCGTGATCACGAATCTGGCGGCGCCCACGAAGACGGTATTTCTCGACATCACCCACGACACCTTTGCCCCGGGAGCCGTCTCCTCGGAGTCAGGGTTGGCGGGCATGACATTTCATCCCGACTTCGCCCGGAACCGATATTTTTACGTTTTCTACACCCGGACCAACCGGACTGAGGGGCGCACCTATGCGACGCTTTCGCGATTCGAGGCGGACCCGGTGAATCCGTGGCGTGCCCTTCGGGAATCCGAGCAGGTCCTGATCTCCCAGTGGGATCGGAACGACCTCCACCAGGCGGGCGACCTGCATTTTGGCACCGATGGCTATCTGTATGTCTCGCTCGGTGATGAGGGGTTGCAGAACGACCCCTTCCGGAACAGCCAGCGGATTGACAAGAACTTCTTCTCCGGAATCCTGCGCATTGATGTGGACGGGCGCCCCGGCAGTCTGGCGCCGAATCCGCATCCGGCCGTGGGGACTGGATACCGGATTCCTCCCGACAATCCCTTCATTGGACGCACCTCGTTCAACGGGTTGCCGGTTTCCCCTGCCGCCGTTCGTACCGAGTTCTGGGTGGTCGGGCTCCGGAATCCCCATCGTTTCAGCATTGACCCGGTCACCGGCGACATGCTGGGGGGAGATGTTGGAGGAGCCCGGATGGAGGAGGTGAACCGGTACGTGAGGGGTGGCAATTATGGATGGGGCCATTTTGAGGCGACTCTCCCGAACCCGGGTTTCCCGGCGCCGCCGCCGGGATTTTCCCACAGTCCCCCGTTGTACGCCTACAGTCATGCTGCGAGGGACCCGAACTTCGGCGGACGCGCCGTCATCGGCGGGCTGACCTACCGTGGGACCGCCTATCCGGACCTTTATGGGAAATACATATTCGGCGATGCCATCGCCGGGCACGTCTGGTCGCTTTCCGAGAACGGTGGCGGCGCGGTGACGGTCAAGCGGCTCACGACCGTGCCGCGGGGCATGGCCTCGTTTGCCCTGCATCCCGCCACCGGAGAAATCCTGGCCGCAGAGCTCGCCGGTGGCAGGATCGTGAAGCTGCGCCGGACACCCCGCGAGGAGGATCCGGCACTGCCGCCGACCCTCAGTGCCGCCCGGGTGTTTTCGAGTCTGGCCAGCCTGACCCCCCGGGCCGGGATGATGCCCTACGAGGTCGCGTCCACCTTCTGGTCCGATCATGCCCTGAAGCGCCGCTGGTTCTTCATGCAGAACGCCGCGGATCGCATCCAGCGCGACGGTTCCGGGCATTGGGTTTACCCGACGGGATCGGTTTGGGTGAAGCATTTCGACCTGGAACTGGTTCGTGGTGATCCGACGACGCGCCGGCGGTTGGAGACCCGCTTCCTGGTGAAGAGCGACTCGGGAGCGTATGGGGTGACTTACAAGTGGCGGGCCGACGGCTCGGATGCCGACCTCGTGCCGGATGCCGGCCTCGACGAGGCGATTCCAGTCCTAGAAGGCGACGTGATGCGCGTCCAGAACTGGCGCTATCCCGGCCGATCCGAGTGTCTGATCTGCCACAATGGCGCCGCGCAGCACGTGCTCGGGTTCAATGCCCTGCAGTTGAATCGGGAGATTCCGTCAGGGGCGGGGGCCGTAAACCAGATTTCGCACATCGCTTCGCTCGGCGTGTTTCAGCAAGCGCCCCCCGACCCGGCCCTGCTCCCGCGGTTGGCGGACATTGCGGATGCCGAGGCGACCCTGGAGCACCGATTCAAGACGTATCTGGAGGTCAATTGTGCCTATTGCCATCAGCCGGGAGGCATCGGCCGCGGGGTGTGGGATGGGCGGTTTTCCACGCCACTGGCGGAATCGGGAATCCTCAACGGGGTCCCTGGCGACGACCTCGGCGTGCTTGGAGCGCGCATTGTTGCGCCTGGGAATCCTGAGGCTTCAGTGCTTTGGCGTCGCATCGCCGCCCTGGGGGCATATCACATGCCCCCGCTGGGCACCGACGAACTTCACGCCGGAGGGATCCGGCTGGTCCGCGAGTTCATCGAAGGTGTCCGCTCACCGGCCACAGCGCGGTCCGTCTGGCAGATCGGCCACGACTCCCCGGCTGGCTCCGCGAGTTATATGGCGGAGTTCTCTCCGCAGAACAACCGGACGGATCCCGCACCCGGCTCGGTCACCCGTTTTCCCGGAGATCCTCAGTACCTGGGCGGATCCAACCCGGGTCCCGACGACCACTTCTATTTCGCAGGGAATTATCCCGCCGGCTTCAACGGCCTGACAGAGTCCCTCGTCGTGCCCAACGATGAGCCGTGGCGTGCCTGGGAACGGGCCCATACGCTCGGCGATCCGGTGAACACCATGCATTTTGTCCTGGAGGAGAACCAGGTGATGGCCGGTGCCCGCTTCCGCCTGCAGTTTGAGTTTCCCATGGCCGGATTCGCGATCAACGGTGTGTGGCAGTCGGGGTACGGCGTTCACGATCTGTCCATACGCTTTCGCAACGGCGGTGGGATCGTGACGCCGCTCTTCACGGGGCGCCTCACAGCCCCCGGCCTGAGGACGGTGGAGTTCACCGCGGCCTCCGTCGGCGCCACCGCCGGACCCAACACCATCGAGTTTGCCCGAACCGGTCCGGCGGATTCCGGCAGGTCCTACTGGTTGGAATACGACCACGTGCGTTTGGAGTGTCTGGCGACGGGCAACACCGCTCCCGTGCTCGCGTTCGTGCAGACCCATGCGGTGGACGTGCTCCAGCCCTGGGCGTTGCAACTGGAAGCGACGGACCGGGACCTCCCGGCGAACCGCCTCTCGTATGCGCTTGTGAGCGGGCCCGCGGGGTTGACGGTGTCACCGACCGGTCGCGTTCAGTGGACTCCGGCCTCCGGCATGGGAGGAGCGACCCACAACGTGGTGGTTCGCGTAACCGACGACGGGACGCCACCGCTGAGTTCCACGGGGCGGTTCAGCGTGTTCGTCCGCGGGACCGCGAATCCAGAGCCACCTCCGCCCCAGCCCGGGATCCGGACGCGCTGGCAGATTGGGGAGAATGCACCGGAGGGAGCCACTGGTGGGGCGATGATCGCGGAGTTCTCGCCCCAGAATAATCAGAGAGATGCGGCGCCCGGGCTGGTGACGCGGCTGGCCGGGGATCCGTGGTATTCCCCGACGGAGAATCCCGGAGCGGATGATGATTTCTATTTTGCGGGGACGTATGCGGCGGGCTTCAACGGGCTGCCCTCCGTGCTGGGGGTGGCCCACGACGAGCCGTGGAAGGCATGGGAGCGGGCGTTGACAGTGGGGGATCCGGTGAACCGGATGCATTTCGTGCTGGATCCCACGCAGGTGGTGGCGGGATCACGGTTCCGGCTGACGTTCGAGTTTGGTTCGGCCGGGTATTCGCAGGGCGGGGTGATCCAGCCCGGGTTTGGCGAGCACGAGGTCGCGGTGCGATTTCGCAATGGGGCGGGGGATGCGGTGACGCTGTATTCGGACCGGTTTTCCGGTCCGATGGAGCGGAGCGTGGAGTTTGGCGCCGTGGAGGCGGGAGCGACCGCAGGGGGGAACACCATCGAGTTTGTGCGGACCGGTCCCACGGTGCCGAACACCGGGTACTGGCTGGAATTTGATCACGTGCTGCTGGAGGCGGTGAGTGTGCCGCCGCAGATCCGGACGCGCTGGCAGATTGGGGAGAATGCGCCGGAGGGAGCCACTGGTGGGGCGATGATCGCGGAGTTCTCGCCCCAGAATAATCAGAGAGATGCGGCGCCTGGGCTGGTGACGCGGCTGGCCGGGGATCCATGGTATTCCCCGACGGAGAATCCCGGAGCGGATGATGATTTCTATTTTGCGGGGACGTATGCGGCGGGCTTCAACGGGCTGCCCTCCGTGCTGGGGGTGGCCCATGACGAGCCGTGGAAGGCATGGGAGCGGGCGTTGACGGTGGGGGATCCGGTGAACCGGATGCATTTCGTGCTGGATCCCACGCAGGTGGTGGCGGGATCACGGTTCCGGCTGACGTTCGAGTTTGGATCGGCCGGGTATTCGCAGGGCGGGGTGATCCAGCCCGGGTTTGGGGAGCACGAGGTTGCGGTGCGATTCCGCAATGGGGCGGGGGATGCGGTGACGCTGTATTCGGACCGGTTTTCCGGTCCGATGGAGCGGAGCGTGGAGTTTGGCGCCGTGGAGGTGGGAGCGACCGCCGGGGGGAACACCATCGAGTTTGTGCGGACCGGTCCCACGGTACCGAACACCGGGTACTGGCTGGAATTTGATCACGTGCTGCTGGAGGCCGGCAATCGAGTATCGGGTTTGGTGCCTGGCAGTCCGGTTGCCCCGGAAACGTTACCCGCGGACCTCGCCCGCTCCGCTCCGGCATTGGTGCGGGATCGGGTCACCGTGGACGGATTGCATTATCTCACCCTGACTTATGCCCTATCGGAGGGGGCCGCGACCTGGGTGGATACCATTGAAGCCAGCGAGGACCTGCTCGAATGGACTCCAGCGGATGTCCTCGTCGTGGAGGATCGCGTCGAGGGCGGCGTTCGACGGGTGACGGTTCGGGACTTGGTTCCGTTCGGAGCAGGGGCTCGCCGTTTCCTCCGACTTCGAGCCGTGGGACCGCCTGAGCTGCAACCGGATTGAAGCCTCCGTCGCGCGCAACGCAAACACGGCCCTTCGGAACAGGCCCTGGGCGCCCGCCGGGTCAGTCGGCGAGCAGGCTGCGGATGGCTTCCAGGAGGATGGGTTCCACCTCGGGGGCGACGTTGGACGATCGCGGCTCGGTCTCGTATCCGCCCTCTGAGTAGGCACGGGCCGTACCGATGTACCAGGGCCCGTAGTCGCCGTACGCGGCCATCGAAACCCGGAGTTCTGGTTTCATGGCCTTTGCGGCGAGCTGATACTCCACGAATAATTCGCCCGGCAGATGCAGGATCCGGGCTTCGCGAAGCGAGAGGCACGACACGTCCACTGCGTGACCGTCAGCACAGCGGCGGAGCCACGCGATGCGTGACGCCCCGCCCTGCGTCAAGACGGCGCCGGAACGCCCCTTCAATCCGGCCATCAGTTCGGCTTCATCGAGGTGCGGAGACGGTGGCAACGTCACGGGGAAGGACCGCCAGGAGACGTCCCGGTCGCTGATGGGTTCGAGTTTGGAGCTCTCCCAGGCCCGCCGCATGCCGTCCGCGAGCCGTGCGGCCAGGATGCCTCGGTTGGTCCAGGCACCGTCGTTGTACTTGCCCGCCCCCAGGTTGCCGCCTGCCCCGTTGAAATGCACGTGCAACGCCTCGGGCACCGCAAGTTGCCGCAGGAACCGGGCGATACCCGGGAAGTCCGGATTGGGAATCCCGGTCCGGTAGTAGCTCTGCGGATGGGTGGCGTAGTAGGTCAGCACCGCCAACGGGCGGTTGGTGTTCCAAAAGCTCACCAGCGTCAGTTCGGGGTCAATGACTCCTTCGGGTTCCGCGCGGAGCTCCGGATCCGGACAGGTGGTGTACCGGACGGCGCGGATCCGGCCGTCGGGGCCTGGAATGCGCCGGTTGGAGGCCACTTGGTGGACGACGGCGCTTCCCAGTCCGAGATGGGTCACGGGTTGCGCCTGCTCCAGCGATTCCCTGACGGCGAGGTTCAGCCGATCGAGGACTTCCCGGGCGAACGTGCCGTCGAAGTTGAGGCGGTCGAGTCCCGCTTCCTCGAGGATTTTTTCGGCACCGAAATCGCAGTCGGGGGCGTCATGCTGGTGCACCGCATGAACGGCCACTCGTCCGGGCACGGTGTCTGCGGCGGCTGCCAGGCGGTTCCGAAACGCATCGTGTCCTTCATTGGCGATGCCGATCCAGTCCACGGCGCACAAGACAACCGGCATCCCGGCGCCCATCAGCACGATCCCACGGGCCCGCAGGCCCAAGTCGGCTGTTTGGCGCACCGAATCGTAGGCCATCCGCACGCCGGGAGGCGGCGTGGCGTCCACATCGAACACCGCAAGCCGCAATCCGACCGGGTCGGCCGCCCGGCCGCTGATCACCGTCAGGACGCCCAGGACGAGGAAAACACGCGCGAACCCGTCAACCATGCTCCAACGTAGCGGGCCGGTGGCGGGTCGGGGAGCCCGAAATCCATGGCTCCACCGAAGGCCCCGGCGGATGCAGTGCCGCGCCCGTCGCGCGTCCCGGTTCAGCGCTCGTCGAGGCAGGTAACCCCGGGGAGCGGAGTTCCCTCCAGGAATTCCAGGCTCGCGCCACCACCGGTGCTCATGAACGTCACCTGTGCGGACAGGTTGGCCTTGTTGATCGCCTTCACCGAATCGCCACCGCCAATGATGGATTTGGCTCCTGCCGCCGTTGCCGCCGCCACCGCGCGTGCCACCGCGAGGGTGCCTTCACCGAAGCGTGCGTCTTCAAACATGCCCATCGGACCGTTCCAGAGAATGGTTTTGGCACCGGCAAGGACCTCGGCGTAACGACGTGCGGTTTCCGGTCCGATATCAAATCCCTCGCAGTCTGCCGGGATGTCGGGATCCGTGTTGACGCGGGGATTCACCGGTTCCAGCACCGGCCGGCCCTTCTTGTTGACCTTTCCGGTGTCCCGGAGCTCCGCAACGATGTTGTCGGTCGGGAGGAGGAACTGCACCTTGAGTTCGGCCGCCTTGGACTCGGCGTCACGGGCTGTGAGCAGGTGCTCCGGCTCGACCAGGGATTTCCCGGTCTTGTGTCCGCGAGCCAGCTTGAAGGTGTAGGCCATCGCGCCGCCGATCAGCACCGAATCCGCCTTCTCCAGCAACCGGTCAATCACCTTGATCTTGTCGGAGACTTTGGCGCCTCCGAGGATCACCACGAACGGTCGGGCCGGGTTTTCCAGTTCGTCGCCAAGGAACTTCAGTTCGCGTTCCATGAGGAGGCCGGCCGCACAGCGTCCGCCCCAGGCGGACAGGATGCGCGCCACCCCACAGGTGGAGGCATGGGCACGGTGGGCGGCTCCGAACGCATCGTTCACGAAGACATCTGCCAGGCGGGCCAGTTGAGCGGAGAATACCGGGTCGTTTTCCTCCTCTTCGGGGTGGAAACGAACATTCTGAAGGAGCAACAACTCTCCGGGTTTGAGGCTGTTGGCCGCCTGCTCGGCCTCAAGACCAACGCAGGTGTCGGAGAAGCGAACCGGTCGGTCCAGCAGTTCGGCAAGCCGTTCCGCAACCGGCTTCAAGGACAGGGAGGGGTCTCGCCGCCCATCCGGTCGTCCGAGGTGGGCTGCGAGGATCAGGCGTCCGCCCTTCTCGATCAGGAGCCGGACTGTCGGAAGAGTTTCACGGATCCGGGTGTCGTCGTTGATGACCATCCGGCCGGCTTTGTCCTCCATGGGCACGTTGTAATCCACACGCAGAAAGACGCGCTTTCCGGCCACATCGAGGTCACGAACAGTCAATTTGGGCATAAGGAATCGAATTCAAAGACGCAGACCGGCCAAACTATCCACGAAGGGGGAGCCGGCAACGTTTTTTGGGTCAAGGGCGTGAAAAAGCGGGCACCTTGCGGTGCCCGCCTAACCCAAACAACCAAACTTACCTCCTTTGCCGGAATGTTTCCATTCCGACGAGAAACGGCAACCCGACCGTGGGCCGGATCCACCGTTTCCAATAACCAACGGACGTTCAATAGCCGTTCAGGCCGCCCGATCAAACAAAAAAGCACCGAAATCCCGGAGTCATCCGGCAACGCGGGAGACCCTCATCCCGCTTTCCGGGATCGCCACTTCACAACCCGCTTTCCACAAATCGCTTGTGGAACGGACCGGCCTCAGCCGCGCACGCTGATGGCCCTGATGAGCCCGAAGACTATCCGGCCGGCCCCCCGGGAGATGTGTTGTCGGGACCTCCACGCCAGCGGGG
The DNA window shown above is from Verrucomicrobiia bacterium and carries:
- a CDS encoding phosphoglycerate kinase — encoded protein: MPKLTVRDLDVAGKRVFLRVDYNVPMEDKAGRMVINDDTRIRETLPTVRLLIEKGGRLILAAHLGRPDGRRDPSLSLKPVAERLAELLDRPVRFSDTCVGLEAEQAANSLKPGELLLLQNVRFHPEEEENDPVFSAQLARLADVFVNDAFGAAHRAHASTCGVARILSAWGGRCAAGLLMERELKFLGDELENPARPFVVILGGAKVSDKIKVIDRLLEKADSVLIGGAMAYTFKLARGHKTGKSLVEPEHLLTARDAESKAAELKVQFLLPTDNIVAELRDTGKVNKKGRPVLEPVNPRVNTDPDIPADCEGFDIGPETARRYAEVLAGAKTILWNGPMGMFEDARFGEGTLAVARAVAAATAAGAKSIIGGGDSVKAINKANLSAQVTFMSTGGGASLEFLEGTPLPGVTCLDER
- a CDS encoding PQQ-dependent sugar dehydrogenase, which encodes MIFWLAVVLLPAPGVARGQWLVSSPPSMPAVAPAAEYEAVNAFPSLSFPLRTDDIVGMTAPPGKTNELFVYGLFGKIFVITNLAAPTKTVFLDITHDTFAPGAVSSESGLAGMTFHPDFARNRYFYVFYTRTNRTEGRTYATLSRFEADPVNPWRALRESEQVLISQWDRNDLHQAGDLHFGTDGYLYVSLGDEGLQNDPFRNSQRIDKNFFSGILRIDVDGRPGSLAPNPHPAVGTGYRIPPDNPFIGRTSFNGLPVSPAAVRTEFWVVGLRNPHRFSIDPVTGDMLGGDVGGARMEEVNRYVRGGNYGWGHFEATLPNPGFPAPPPGFSHSPPLYAYSHAARDPNFGGRAVIGGLTYRGTAYPDLYGKYIFGDAIAGHVWSLSENGGGAVTVKRLTTVPRGMASFALHPATGEILAAELAGGRIVKLRRTPREEDPALPPTLSAARVFSSLASLTPRAGMMPYEVASTFWSDHALKRRWFFMQNAADRIQRDGSGHWVYPTGSVWVKHFDLELVRGDPTTRRRLETRFLVKSDSGAYGVTYKWRADGSDADLVPDAGLDEAIPVLEGDVMRVQNWRYPGRSECLICHNGAAQHVLGFNALQLNREIPSGAGAVNQISHIASLGVFQQAPPDPALLPRLADIADAEATLEHRFKTYLEVNCAYCHQPGGIGRGVWDGRFSTPLAESGILNGVPGDDLGVLGARIVAPGNPEASVLWRRIAALGAYHMPPLGTDELHAGGIRLVREFIEGVRSPATARSVWQIGHDSPAGSASYMAEFSPQNNRTDPAPGSVTRFPGDPQYLGGSNPGPDDHFYFAGNYPAGFNGLTESLVVPNDEPWRAWERAHTLGDPVNTMHFVLEENQVMAGARFRLQFEFPMAGFAINGVWQSGYGVHDLSIRFRNGGGIVTPLFTGRLTAPGLRTVEFTAASVGATAGPNTIEFARTGPADSGRSYWLEYDHVRLECLATGNTAPVLAFVQTHAVDVLQPWALQLEATDRDLPANRLSYALVSGPAGLTVSPTGRVQWTPASGMGGATHNVVVRVTDDGTPPLSSTGRFSVFVRGTANPEPPPPQPGIRTRWQIGENAPEGATGGAMIAEFSPQNNQRDAAPGLVTRLAGDPWYSPTENPGADDDFYFAGTYAAGFNGLPSVLGVAHDEPWKAWERALTVGDPVNRMHFVLDPTQVVAGSRFRLTFEFGSAGYSQGGVIQPGFGEHEVAVRFRNGAGDAVTLYSDRFSGPMERSVEFGAVEAGATAGGNTIEFVRTGPTVPNTGYWLEFDHVLLEAVSVPPQIRTRWQIGENAPEGATGGAMIAEFSPQNNQRDAAPGLVTRLAGDPWYSPTENPGADDDFYFAGTYAAGFNGLPSVLGVAHDEPWKAWERALTVGDPVNRMHFVLDPTQVVAGSRFRLTFEFGSAGYSQGGVIQPGFGEHEVAVRFRNGAGDAVTLYSDRFSGPMERSVEFGAVEVGATAGGNTIEFVRTGPTVPNTGYWLEFDHVLLEAGNRVSGLVPGSPVAPETLPADLARSAPALVRDRVTVDGLHYLTLTYALSEGAATWVDTIEASEDLLEWTPADVLVVEDRVEGGVRRVTVRDLVPFGAGARRFLRLRAVGPPELQPD